The following coding sequences lie in one Rutidosis leptorrhynchoides isolate AG116_Rl617_1_P2 chromosome 6, CSIRO_AGI_Rlap_v1, whole genome shotgun sequence genomic window:
- the LOC139855094 gene encoding protein ALP1-like, with protein MLEAVASYDMWIWHAFFGMAGSNNDINVLNHSPLFDSLRKDRAAPSPFEVNGNQYPFGYYLADGIYPDWTTLIKGYTTPIEEPRKKFTKFQSSARKDVERTFGVLQGRFAILKTPARVMSVNKMRRIMYSCIVMHNMIQEDNGFALSTWEQEWLDKPENRPRRNIRRRVKDLRSREKEIRDRDVHDQLREDLTAHIWNLPPNFRSMHN; from the coding sequence ATGCTTGAAGCGGTTGCTTCATACGATATGTGGATATGGCATGCGTTTTTTGGGATGGCGGGTTCAAACAATGACATTAATGTGTTAAATCATTCTCCGTTGTTTGATTCCCTTCGTAAGGATAGAGCCGCACCTTCACCGTTTGAAGTAAACGGAAACCAGTATCCCTTTGGTTACTACTTGGCGGACGGGATATATCCCGATTGGACAACACTAATAAAGGGGTATACGACTCCTATTGAAGAGCCTAGAAAAAAATTTACTAAATTTCAATCGAGTGCTAGAAAGGATGTTGAGCGTACATTTGGTGTTTTACAAGGTCGGTTTGCGATTTTAAAAACACCGGCACGAGTTATGAGTGTTAATAAGATGAGAAGGATAATGTATAGTTGTATTGTTATGCACAACATGATACAAGAAGATAACGGGTTTGCGTTAAGTACTTGGGAACAAGAATGGTTAGATAAACCCGAAAACCGGCCTCGTCGCAATATTCGGAGAAGGGTCAAAGATCTTCGATCACGAGAGAAAGAGATTCGCGATCGAGATGTGCACGATCAACTTCGTGAAGATTTAACGGCTCATATTTGGAACCTCCCGCCAAACTTTCGCTCGATGCATAACTAG